In the genome of [Limnothrix rosea] IAM M-220, the window GTTGCGGTTGCAATGGATGGGCACTCAACCCGGTCATGTCCTCTATAATCTTGGTGTGCGCGGCGACACCGTCAAACAAGTGGGCGATCGCCTCCATTCAGAATTTCAACAACGGGGCGAACTACGCAACAAACAACCCGATTTAATTATTTTGTCAGTGGGTATCAACGATTCAGCCCGCCTAGGCCGTACCGACGGTAAGAATTACACAGATTTTTCTACTTATCAACAGCAGATTCCAGCGCTATTAGACGCAGCCCAATCCCTTTGTCCTGTGATTTTTGTGGGAATGGTTCCCATTAATGAAAGTAAAATGCCATTTCTCGATTGCTTTCATTTCAACCACACTGACCAGCATCGCTATAAGGAAGTCGCAAAACAAGCTTGTCAAGAACGAAATATTCCCTATCTAGATATTTTTGATT includes:
- a CDS encoding GDSL-type esterase/lipase family protein, producing the protein MTALSSAHINPSYAQKHPLRVLAFGDSLVYGFGDPVRGGWVDQLRLQWMGTQPGHVLYNLGVRGDTVKQVGDRLHSEFQQRGELRNKQPDLIILSVGINDSARLGRTDGKNYTDFSTYQQQIPALLDAAQSLCPVIFVGMVPINESKMPFLDCFHFNHTDQHRYKEVAKQACQERNIPYLDIFDLWLSRGTHWINEHLCDDGLHPNTDGYSILFQDVMNWQAIAQLNQINLSTDYALYQESNHSVLR